Below is a window of Camelina sativa cultivar DH55 chromosome 11, Cs, whole genome shotgun sequence DNA.
AGGGTGTGGCTAACCGTGGATGCTCTATTCGTGTGGGACGTGATACCGAGGCGAAAGGAAAAGGTACTGTTACCGGAATGGTTTACGTGCacacattgttttttttatgctaTAACATGTATTGTTTGTGAATGGGAATATAGGTTACTTGGAAGATCGGCGTCCAGCATCTAACATGGACCCATACATTGTGACCTCACTTTTGGCAGAGACCACACTCCTCTGGGAGCCAACACTTGAGGCTGAAGCACTTGCCGCTCAAAAGCTTTCCTTGAATGTTTAATATTAGTCGACGCTTTCATGAATCCGATGAACACACATGTCTATGTGGTCCATCCGGGATCATAAGGTTTGTTTAAAACATTGTTTCGGATCAAGACATGATTTGTTATCTTTTCATTTGCCTTGTTAAAAACTCAGAACTGTATGGGAAAATGTTTATCCTTTTTATATTGGTTCTTTTGACTGTTATGTGTCTTACTGTAAGATATTGCACAAGTCATCATGGCTATTGGCTAATGTGTGATTATGTGAGTTTGGCGTCAAATAAACACTTTTAAGTTGCAGAGAGAGAGTTTAATAGACTGTGAGCTATAGAAAAGGTTCGACGCCGATACTTTATCGGTTAAACTCACATAGTAAGAAGGATTATAAAGTCCTTAACGAGCGTATGTAAAACATGACTTGTTTACACAACATAGAGTGAATTTGTGATCAAAGGTATTATTGTTATTCGTCTTACATTCACTATCCACagaaatataaactaaaagTCAAGACATAATGACAAGAAAGCGAAGCATGTTAATTGATGTTGGCTTAAgatcttaaaataaataatgtcaCAAAGAGATGTGAGGTTCATCACAAATATACGTATCCTGCATTAATAACTCCTGCAGATATGATTGTTTAGCTTTGAAATGTGATGAAGCTGGTCAAGGTTAATCATGCAAGCATTCATGGCTCCAAAATGAAATGTAGAGACTAGATAAATATAAGTTATGCGATCCCAAAGTGAGGTTTCGTGATCTAAGAGACTCTACAGCCAAAAAGAGAAGGTTTTAAGAGACTTTTACCGATTAAGGTGTACGTACCAAGCATTAGTTGGAGGACGACATACACGGGTTTAAGGTTTTGTACTTCAAACATATTGTTGTGTATTCCGACATCTTTGTAAAAGCTAATGAGATATTAGGTGACCACAACTCAATTCCTAATCGTATTTCTGTGTGAACGAATGTGAAAATTCTGACTAACACTCAACTGCTAAGATATAATTATTATAGGAAGAGGATATAACGTACATGACATCAGCCCTGCATGATAGGTAGACCGTGCATCAAACTTATTTACTATAGTTCACTATTTTGCATACACTTACATTTCTACTCATAATATTTAGTTTGCAGTCGTGAGTAGAGACGGTCGATTCTACATTCCACCTCCAACACCACCACCTCTACCACCGCCTCCCTTCCATCCTCCTCCTTGACCACCGCCTCCCTTCCACCCTCCTCCTTGACCACCGCCTCCTCTGCCACCGCCTCCCTTCCATCCTCCTCCTTGACCACCGCCTCCCTTCCATCCTCCTCCTTGACCACCGCCTCCCTtccatcctcctccaccaccgccagAATTCTGTACGTCCTCTGCCGTACCATCTATTTCTGCGGTGTCCAACTCAGCACTgcctccaccacctcctcctcgaCCACCGCCTCCTTTCCATCCTCCGCCTCGGCCACCGCCTCCTTTCCATCCTCCGCCTCGGCCACCGCCTCCCTTCCATCCTCCGCCTTGGCCACCGCCTCCCTTCCAtcctcctccgccacctccAGAATTTTGTACGTCATATGCGGCACTATCTATTTCTTCAGTGTCTAACTCAGcaccgcctccaccaccacctcctcgaCCACCTCCTCCTTTCCATCCTCCGCCTCTGCCACCGCCTCTGCCACCGCCTCTGCCACCGCCTCTGCCACCGCCTCCTTTCTATCCTCCCCCTCGACCACCGCCTCCTTTCCATCCTCCCCCTCGACCACCGCCTCCTTTCCATCCTTGATCAACTTcataattgttttcttcttctttatcaacCTTGGCCTCGACCCCAAGGTCTCCTTGGTTGAGACTACCCTTAGCGTCGTTTTTGCCTTCTCCAGTTGGTATCTCTACTTGCTTTGTACCTGTTTCAAACCACCTCTCCAACATAAGAAGTCTATCAAACTTATAAAaccatatatagaaaataaagaatACTAAACACCTTCTTTCTTGTCATCCACGGAAGTCTCTGCTGCGACAGCTACGACAACAGCCGTTAACAACAGAAACCATACGATAAACGTTTTCGTATTCATGTTTACTATCATGCAATGTTGAGTTATACAAGTCTGCTCCTATGAAAAGATGTGCTACTTCACCTATTGCTATTTATAGAGGCACCGGTTAACGTAAGCAACAAGCTATTTAATTGTAAGATACATGTCATGATCGattcaaacaaaaagaatgCCAAGCGGTGGAGCTGTCGAGGATGCTCATCACCACCAACGCCTCGTATTTAGTTGGCACGTGAAGATTTTGTCTTCGAGCTCTCTTCATGTCCCTCTCAAGGTAACACGTACGATTTCAGACTGCCACGTACGAGGTTCATTACATGAAAGTGTTGTAGTCTGACAACTGGCTTCTCTTTAGTTACTGAGAGTTTAGTGCCTTCTTTTAGCTTATCTTCTTTTTGTAAGACCACGAACTAGTACATTACAAGCTTTCTGGACATGTTACTTGACATTATTAGATTCTTTAAACTATCTTGAAATGGAAAGGAAccaaattttttgaatatatatatatatatatatggactaCTTACTTCCATTCACAACATCagatttcagttttaaaagTTGTAATCTTCGGTTTAAATGTCAAAAGGCTCTATGGCTTAAACTCGCTTTCTCATGAAACTTTAGTTTGAAGTAGAAATTGAGTCAAAATAGAAgaaatgttttggttttaacGAGTTCAATCTCGCTCCTGAGTTTACGAGAATTACTTCTATATATCAAGCTCGTTACAAACAAGTACCAAACAATCCTTACGTCCTATGCAAGTTCTATTTAGACTTAATTAGGAGACTAGGCAccttttcacaaaataatttgacAAATAGGTACTTTAAAAAAGATATTAGTAATATAgacacttttctctctcttctctaataCATATCTCTATTAGAGTGACATTTAGTAATAGactattttattcttttttgttggtttgtgtatgcaaaaaaaacaaaatagtaattGGGCCTAAAATATATccaataacaaatatatatttataattgtttataagttatttattttatatttaagctACAGTTTTGAGAAAGGggtagagtttagattttatagtttagagtttaattttgaaagtttaattttaaatcataatgatattttgaaactttagatatatatatatatatatatattttaaagtttgagttttctattttacatttaaagtattattttgagagagagatatgatttgaaatttataatttaaagt
It encodes the following:
- the LOC104728191 gene encoding glycine-rich cell wall structural protein 1-like; amino-acid sequence: MNTKTFIVWFLLLTAVVVAVAAETSVDDKKEGTKQVEIPTGEGKNDAKGSLNQGDLGVEAKKGGGGRGGGRGGGRGGGRGGGWKGGGGRGGGGGGGAELDTEEIDSAAYDVQNSGGGGGGWKGGGGQGGGWKGGGGRGGGWKGGGGRGGGWKGGGGRGGGGGGSAELDTAEIDGTAEDVQNSGGGGGGWKGGGGQGGGWKGGGGQGGGWKGGGGRGGGGQGGGWKGGGGQGGGWKGGGGRGGGVGGGM